From one Streptomyces sp. NBC_01478 genomic stretch:
- a CDS encoding FAD-dependent oxidoreductase codes for MDNGVSGDVIVVGGGVIGLTTAVVLAERGARVRVWTREPVELTTSAVAGALWWPYRIEPAALVGEWALQSLAVYEELATRPEETGVRMVEGVQGETRLDELEPWAARVPGLRAARAEEYAGGGLWARLPLIDMPAHLPWLRGRFLELGGTVEERSVTDLTEVPAPVVVNCTGLDSLDLVPDRSLRPVRGQLVVVENPGITTWLTSVDHSADTLTYFFPQPGGLILGGTAEEDAWSMTPDPKVAEAIVARCAAIRPEIAEARVLEHRVGLRPSRPSVRLERQVLRGGRVLVHNYGHGGAGITVAWGCAREAAELAGVTAG; via the coding sequence ATGGACAACGGTGTGAGTGGCGATGTGATCGTGGTCGGCGGCGGTGTCATCGGGTTGACGACGGCCGTCGTGCTGGCGGAGCGCGGTGCCCGGGTGCGGGTGTGGACGCGCGAGCCCGTCGAGCTGACGACCTCGGCGGTCGCGGGCGCGCTGTGGTGGCCGTACCGGATCGAGCCGGCCGCGCTCGTCGGTGAGTGGGCGCTCCAATCGCTCGCCGTGTACGAGGAGTTGGCGACGCGCCCCGAGGAGACCGGCGTACGCATGGTCGAGGGCGTACAGGGTGAGACGCGGCTGGACGAGCTGGAGCCGTGGGCGGCCCGGGTGCCGGGGCTGCGGGCGGCGCGGGCCGAGGAGTATGCGGGCGGCGGGCTGTGGGCACGGCTGCCGCTGATCGACATGCCGGCCCATCTGCCGTGGCTGCGGGGGCGGTTCCTGGAGCTGGGCGGGACCGTCGAGGAGCGGTCGGTGACGGATCTCACGGAGGTACCGGCGCCCGTCGTGGTCAACTGCACCGGACTGGACTCGCTGGACCTCGTGCCCGATCGCTCACTGCGGCCGGTGCGCGGCCAGTTGGTCGTCGTGGAGAACCCGGGGATCACGACCTGGCTGACGTCGGTGGACCACTCGGCGGACACGCTCACGTACTTCTTCCCGCAGCCGGGCGGACTGATCCTGGGCGGTACGGCCGAGGAGGACGCCTGGTCGATGACGCCCGATCCCAAGGTGGCCGAGGCGATCGTCGCCCGCTGCGCGGCGATCCGCCCGGAGATCGCCGAGGCACGCGTGCTGGAACACCGGGTGGGGCTGCGGCCGTCACGGCCGTCGGTACGGCTGGAGCGTCAAGTACTGCGGGGCGGGCGGGTGTTGGTGCACAACTACGGCCATGGCGGGGCGGGGATCACCGTGGCGTGGGGGTGTGCGCGGGAGGCGGCGGAATTGGCCGGGGTGACGGCGGGGTAG